From a single Gadus morhua chromosome 3, gadMor3.0, whole genome shotgun sequence genomic region:
- the LOC115540901 gene encoding uncharacterized protein LOC115540901 yields the protein MSEDAIPSTSTAPMTSMALPTTLTTEMEDEEPVVSDIVGDQTVGDCIQEEGLFYVAGWLVRVLQKEEIVQACPHCEVLLLGARHQDHSYATSEDHPFLEAKKYTATANLMRPSEGFFAAIQLLEGEFGRNIDAFWPLTQITKKMERALGSLGVFKSLFSSHPEHAILLETIAIKKIVMCRLGGEIRERNRRLSKQQTAKAAQRKLSTFTA from the exons ATGTCAGAGGACGCAATCCCCTCCACCTCAACAGCTCCAATGACCTCAATGGCCCTCCCTACCACCCTGACAACAGAGATGGAGGATGAAGAACCAGTGGTATCGGACATTGTGGGAGATCAG ACTGTTGGCGATTGCATCCAGGAGGAGGGCCTGTTCTACGTTGCTGGCTGGCTTGTCCGGGTCCTTCAAAAGGAGGAAATTGTTCAGGCCTGTCCACACTGTGAGGTGCTGTTGTTGGGTGCCCGACATCAGGACCACAGCTACGCCACAAGTGAGGACCACCCCTTCCTGGAGGCAAAAAAATACACGGCAACGGCAAACCTAATGAGGCCTTCGGAAGGGTTTTTCGCTGCCATCCAGCTTTTGGAGGGGGAATTTGGACGGAACATCGACGCTTTCTGGCCTCTCACCCAGATCACCAAAAAAATGGAGAGGGCTCTGGGCAGTCTGGGGGTGTTCAAAAGCCTCTTCAGCTCACACCCTGAGCATGCAATTCTATTGGAGACaatagcaataaaaaaaattgtgatgTGCAGGCTCGGGGGGGAAATCCGTGAGAGGAACAGGAGGCTGAGCAAACAGCAAACGGCCAAAGCAGCTCAGAGAAAGCTGTCCACCTTCACGGCCTGA